In one window of Gammaproteobacteria bacterium DNA:
- a CDS encoding glycosyltransferase family 2 protein codes for MRNAKGDVLIFMDADGQHRVEDVKKLIDEYNSGHYDMIVGARDSKSQASLTRLFGNGLYNRIASYMTGHKIEDLTSGLRIVNAKKFSFCIYYLMVFLIQQRLPWRFQGRIFC; via the coding sequence GTGAGAAATGCAAAAGGCGATGTTCTGATTTTCATGGATGCCGATGGTCAACATCGTGTTGAAGATGTTAAAAAGTTAATTGATGAATATAACTCTGGTCACTATGACATGATTGTTGGTGCCAGAGATAGTAAATCTCAGGCATCACTGACAAGATTGTTTGGCAATGGCTTGTATAATCGCATTGCATCATACATGACGGGACATAAAATTGAAGATTTAACATCTGGATTAAGAATTGTGAATGCCAAAAAGTTTAGTTTTTGTATTTACTACCTAATGGTTTTTCTTATCCAACAACGATTACCATGGCGTTTTCAGGGCCGGATTTTCTGTTAA
- a CDS encoding type II toxin-antitoxin system VapC family toxin — protein MIVLDTCVLIEVLKGNLKVLEKLNSSDQQFVISSISEMELYYGALNKKELLTLEKFCSKFKVIHINSNISKISIKLIKQYAKSHQLDIPDSLIAATCLAGSFKLYTLNIKDFKYIEGLVLY, from the coding sequence ATGATTGTTTTAGATACTTGCGTATTAATTGAGGTTCTTAAAGGCAATCTGAAAGTTCTGGAAAAGTTAAATTCTAGCGACCAGCAATTTGTTATTTCTTCAATTTCAGAAATGGAACTCTATTATGGAGCATTAAACAAAAAAGAATTACTCACTTTGGAAAAGTTTTGTTCCAAGTTCAAAGTGATACATATCAACTCCAATATTTCAAAAATATCTATTAAACTTATCAAGCAATACGCAAAAAGTCATCAACTGGATATTCCAGACAGTTTAATTGCTGCCACTTGTTTAGCCGGTAGTTTTAAACTTTACACTCTAAACATTAAAGATTTTAAATATATTGAAGGTTTGGTACTGTATTAA
- a CDS encoding type II toxin-antitoxin system VapB family antitoxin, whose product MKVTALISDELIEEVKRLTEGKNITESITIALREWVENQKHNRDDLSQFVGIWKDRDISKESIRKEAWK is encoded by the coding sequence ATGAAAGTTACAGCATTAATATCCGATGAATTAATTGAAGAAGTGAAAAGATTGACAGAGGGGAAAAATATTACCGAGTCAATCACTATTGCTTTGCGTGAATGGGTTGAAAACCAAAAGCACAACAGGGATGATTTATCTCAATTTGTTGGAATTTGGAAAGACAGAGATATTTCAAAAGAATCTATACGAAAAGAAGCCTGGAAATGA